Genomic DNA from Paenibacillus sp. KS-LC4:
CGGCAAAGGATTCGGTGTCTTTGTATTGAAAGTCACCCCCAGCCTTGTAGCCTATTGCCTCTAATATTGCCTTATACAGCTGCTGCGAGCTAATCGGTGAGAGCGGGTCGAACTTCGCTCCACCCGAGCCGGACCAGCCTGCCTGCGGGTGATCCTTTAAATAAGCAAGCACCGGCTGATTGCTCTTTCCTGCCAGATTTGCATCCGCAAAGGTACGGCTGCCTTTATAAGCGTGAGCTTCCGCAAGCTTGCCTTGCAGACGAAGCGAAATAAGTGCTGCCTGGATTCGGGTGCTCTTTTTGGCCAGATAAGCTTTGGTCACGCCTTGTCCCTCTCCAACCAGCAAGCCAAGCGACTCCGCCGTTTGAGCGTAGGTCTGCACCTGCTCGCCCGCCTTCTGACCTTCCTCCGCAGCAGTCGCCGTGGCAAATGGCACTGCAAGAAGCGCACAAAGTACAAAATAGATAATCAAGCTTTTTCTTCTTCTCATTTCATCATTCTCCCATCTAAAAATAGCTTCTATTAGGAGATAACGCCCGCAAGATAAACTCGGTTTGCCATTCCGCAAAAAAACATGAAAAAGAGCCGTCCCTAGAGTCATATGTATGACTGAGGGACGCCCCTTATTTTCTTCCTATTTTCAATAATGGATCATTAAACTCATGCTATACGACAAGAAACAGTGCCCCATCCTCGCATAAATCGCATTTTCGCGGCGGGTCCCAGTCAGCAAATTCCGTTTCCTTCAAATCTACGATATCCGGCGCGTCCTCGTACTCATCAACGAACTTATCAATCGCTAGCTCCACGTGTTTTTTGCATACACAATACATAGTTGGTTCGCTTCCTCTTCTGCTTGATTTAATCAGGGTGTTGTCCCTTTGCCTTCCGTTAGCATAACAAACAACCTGCATAATGTGAAGCCCGAACCTATTGGCCCTAGGTGAAACGGCTTCGCCATCCTCTGACGGCGCGGCGTGTTTCATTCCGAGAAATATAAGCCCAGTTATGATGTGAAACATATAAATTCTTATATTTTAAAAAAAGAGCCGCCGCAACAGGCTCCTCCTGTTCACGACCGCTCCCCTTAATCGGATGACGATTTTTTATTGTTGCACCTTATCGGTTAAATCCAATTGCGCCGTTGTCAGCTTGCCATCCCGATAGAAGGTCACTTCCACTTTATCGCCAATATGCTTCTTGGAATAAAGGTACCTCCGCAGCTCCATCGTACTGCCAACGGCCTGCTTATCCAGCTTGACGATCACATCATTGAAGACGAGGCCAGCATCCTTCGCTGGACCAACCGCCTCGAGCACGATGACGCCAGCACGAACATTGTCCGGCAAAATAAGCTGCCCCGCTCCTTCAGCCTCTTCATCGCCGTCATCCTTCGAGCCGCCGGCTTTACCTCCAGCGCTGCCGCCCTGCTGTGCAAAATATTGCGCCAAGTCCATCGTGTACACGCCCAAATACGGACGCGGCACATAGCCTTTGGCGAGTAGATCGCTGACGATTGGCATCGCATTGTTCGTCGGAATGGCGAAGCCTAGCCCCTCCACGCCAATATCGGCGATTTTCATGCTGTTGATGCCGACAACCTGACCATCGAGATTAATGAGCGGGCCGCCGCTGTTGCCTTGGTTGATGGACGCATCCACTTGAATAACCTCTTGCTCCCAATCATAGTTGCCATCCTGATTCAGCGAAACAGGCACAATTTGACGGGTTTTGCTCACGATACCCATAGATAAGGAATCGCCCAAGCCGAGCGGATTGCCGATAGCAATGACGAACTCGGCCGGCTGCAAGGCAGAGGAATCGCCAATTTCTGCAACGGTATCAATGCCCTTATCGTCGATTTCCAAAACAGCCATATCCGAAATTTGATCCTCGCCAACCATTTTCGCCTCGCGCTGCTCGCCGCTAATGAGCGTCACTTTAAGAGCGTCCGCATCGACGGTGACATGATAGTTTGTCATAATATAGGCTTTGCCATTTTCTTTTTTGAAAATAAACCCTGAACCAACGCCCGCCTGCTGCAAGCTGTTCTTCTCGGCGCCTTCTTTGCCTGCGTCCTTGCTGCCTTCGCTCTCTTCATTCGGAGTGCCCATGCTGAACACCTGACGCTGCTCATTAATGACGCTCACGACAGCAGGTCTCACCTTCGCCGAAGCCTGAATCGTCTTCATTTCCAGCGATTCGCTGTCACCCGACATCTTCGCCGTTGAAACCGCCTGCACTTTGGGGCTGCTGCCAACTCCACCATTAAAGAACAGCCCGAACAGCAGCACTGCCGCTATTGCACTCGTGGATGAAGAGATAAAGGCAATGCGCACACTGGACCAATTCCGCCTCGTCTGCTTGCTCGACAAGATGCGCCGCTCCTTGCTGAAGGCGCGTGTACGTCTGGACACCTTCGTCGAATAGAAATCGTCATCGAATAATCCCATATCTATCTCTCCTCTCGATGTCCGGCCGACATCAAGACTTTTTTGGTATATCTCTCGATCCATATTCATGCTACTAGGAATAATTTCGGAAGATTGGACTAGAATAATAATAGATTACATTGTACAGCTGAAAATTTTATGGAGCATTCGTCTTCTATCCTCTAGCCAAAGGAGCTTGATTTTAATGAAAAAGCCTTCCTCCATCCCGTCCGCCTGGGAGCATGTTCAGCTTGGCGCGATGCTTGCAGATCTGAAAGAGGAGCACTATCGTACCGTTCTAACGTTAAGCGCATTGCTAGAGCTTCTGCTAGAGAAAGGCATTATTACACTAGAGGAATTACAAGCCAAGACTAGCCAGCTTGACGGGCAAATGGATGAACAGCTTCAGAAGCTTATTTCTTCTTCACTTCGTCCCATTCAGTAGGCTTGTTGTGATACGTATGACGCAGCGGAAAATCCTCTTTTTTGAAGAAAATTCCGTTGTCTTCTAATATATTATTAACGGTTAGCATCGCTAAGTCCATTAAATTATGATCAAGGCTAAGATGGGCCAAATACACCCGCTTAGTGCGGTCCGTCAGCAGCTCGCAGAGCGCTTCCCCAGCCGCTACATTGGATAAATGTCCGACGTCGCTTAAAATGCGCCGTTTCGTATTCCATGGATAACGCCCCATACGAAGCATCTCCGTATCATGATTGGATTCCAGTACCAGCACATCCGAATCAATGATCGCCTGCTTCACCTTATCGCTCATATAACCGAGGTCGGTCGCCAGACTCAGCTTAACGCCCTGATCGACAAACGTATAGCCCACCGGCTCCGCAGCATCATGCGAAATCGGAAAAGACTGTACTTGCAGCGAGCCAAAATGAAGCGTATCTCCCGTCTCGATCACAATGCGCTTATCGGCATCAATTTTGCCAACATGCCGCTCCATCGCGCCCCAGGTCGCTTCATTCGCATAAATAGGCAGCTCGTGCTTGCGTGCAAATGCACCAAGCCCTTTAATATGATCGGAGTGCTCATGCGTGACGAGCAGCGCATCCAGCTGATGGCCGAACACTCCGCGCTCCTTCATGAGCTCCTCCATTTTTTTGGCGCTAAGCCCTGCATCGACGAGTACCATCTTGTCGCCATTATTGATAATTGTTCCATTCCCCGTTGAACCGCTTGCCAGTACTGTAAACCATAGTCCCATTTCCGCCTCGTCCTATCCTTTCTCCCTCTTGAGCATGGCAAGTACCTACTGCTCCTTATCCTGGGCAACCTCACCGCTTACCGCATGGATATAATAAGGGCGATCCGCATCCTCTACCAGCACTCGCCAATAAGGAGCGGATACTTGCATGTCCGTATCAAACGTCTGTCCATGATAGCCGAGCTGAATATCGGTAATAACCGAGCCATCCGGCAAATTCCGCTCAATGAACGGCGCTACCGCCTTCGCCGCCGGCAGCACCATCTGCTGCTTGACATCATTGCTATCCAGCACCTCAATGCGCGACTGCTTAAAACCCGTAATTTTCTGATTGCTGTAATACAGCTCCAGCTTGACCTCGAACAGCGGCCGGTTATCAACCATTCGGTACAAGACGAATACGCCTGCCTTGCTGCCGAGCGGATCGAAAGCGTATAGCTCAATATCAGGAATTTGATTGCCTAGCGCAGCGAGCAAATCCGTTTGTGAGAATACGATTCGTCTATCCACTGGCGTCTCCAGCTTCACAATCTCCTGCTTCTCCAGACTTAGCGACTTGAGCTGGTAAGTTAAATCACGCATGCTTGGCGTTTCAAGCGGCAAGTTGGCGTTCAGCTCGATGCGCTTCTGCTTCATCACCGCGACGGTGTCTGGTGGAAGCTCCGCAGAGTGATTGTTAATGTCCAACTGCTCCCGCACCTCCAGCCATACCTGATAGCCAAGCAAAATATTTAGCAGCAGGAAGCTGCCGATTAGCACACTTTTCGCTCTGCTCCAATCCAAACGCCTCTCACCTCCTACTTGGCCGCTCCAGCCGATCCTTCAGCACCGGTCGTTACCTCCAGCGGAATGTAGCCTGTTGGATAAGCCTCCATCAGCACGTCCTGCGTGCCATCTGCAAGCCTCACACCCCATACGGGGACAAAATCCAGCTTGCTGCCTTCCTTCGGCACCGCCTGAAGTGCCGGGAACAGGCTTGTGACCTCAGATAGCTTTGCGTAATGCTCCAAAGCACCGCGTAAATCATCGCCACCCGGCAAATAGCGCGATTCCCGCGTTTCTGCCTGATTGCCAAGCGTAATCAGCGAACGATTGTACTCCGTCACCACGCCCTGCTGCAAAATCAGCCGAATCCAGCCATACTGAAAGCCGGCGGCCTCCAAAACCGGATATTGCTCCAAGTACTGCTGGAACAGCACCGTTCTGCCCTGCTTGCTGTCCGCATCCAGTACAGGATTAACGAAGCGATGTGTGCCATCCCAGCCGCCATGCTGATTCACGTACTCTACTGCGGCATACACATTATCGCTCAAAATATTATCTGCGCTCTTTGACGCCGCCGGATCGGTATAAATCATCCAGTTGCCGCTCTGCTCCACTTGGAGACCGCGTTTGCCGTCCGTATAGATTTGAGCGCCGCTTCGATCCTTGAGCGCCTTTGTTGTGCCCGGATCGAAAAACAAGTTGCGCTGCACGACATCGGCGGAATAAACCGTATACGGATACACGATTTCCACCGCCTGAAGCGGCTTATCCGGAATATAAAGATCGCCGTCCGCATACTGATAATTCGTCTGATATTCCCCGAAGCCGACGTAATCCTGCACATCGCGAACCGTCAAGTCGGCCTGAACCGATTCATAGACGATATCCCCGTCCTCGCTAAAGAAGAAGGTTCGCACCTCTTCCGTATTGCTCGTTTTAAAAATCCAGATGCGGTCAATCGTCTCATTCAAAAACATAATGTCGCCCTGCACCTTCAGCAGCTTGCGCAGCAAATCAACCGGTACGCCATTTTGGAAGCGCAGCTCCACACCCGCATCCCTTTTACGCACCTGCTCCCAATCCATAACATCAATTGGACTGCGCTGAAACCCTTTAAACTCGCGGCCCTGTATGCGGTCCTTGAGAATCATATTATAGAAGGTCATGCCCGGATACAGCACCGTATGCTTGTCCCCGCCAAAGTGGATGATCAGCTCATCGGGAAAAACAACATTTTCCACTGTCGTCTCTTCACCAAGCGGCTCCGCATTAATGTAGTCCTGCTCCGTCCGTACCGTAGCCCCAAGCCCTGGCATGCTGTAAGCGAGGAAATAGCTTTGTATAAGGCTGAAGGCGACCAAAAAAATTAATAGCATCGTTTTCGCCCGTTCCATTAGCTTCGCTCACCGTCCTCTTCCAGCATCGGCAGCGTGAACGTAACCGTCGTCCCGACATTCAGCTCCGATTCAAGCGAAATCGTGCCGCCATGCGCTTTGACGATTTCCCGGGCAATGGATAAGCCGAGCCCTGTTCCGCCCATATTGCGCGAGCGCGCCTTATCTACACGGTAGAAGCGGTCGAAGATTTTTTGCAAATCCCGCTTCGGAATGCCAATTCCCGTATCCTTGACGCTAATCGCGATTAGCGATTGCTCCTGCTTGCGGGCGCTCAGCTGAATTTTGCCGCCGTCCAGCGTGTATTTAATCGCATTGGAAAACAGATTATCCAGCACCTGATCAATCTGATCACGGTCCAGCCAAGCGTCCTTCAGCTCGCTTTCGACCTGAATAGAAGCCCGTATCGACTTCTGGCGCAGCTGGAACGAGAACCGATCCGCCACCTCGTCGAGCATGTCGTGGATGTTCGTCTGCCTGCGCCGCATTGGCGCCTGATTGGAATCCAGCCGCGACAAATGCAGCAGATCGGTGACGAGCCGAATCATCCGCTCCGTCTCATTGCTAATAACACCGACGAAGCGCTCCGACAGCTCTCGCTCTGCTAGCGCACCGTCATTCAGCGCCTCTGCATAGCTCTTGA
This window encodes:
- a CDS encoding CxxH/CxxC protein — encoded protein: MYCVCKKHVELAIDKFVDEYEDAPDIVDLKETEFADWDPPRKCDLCEDGALFLVV
- the yycI gene encoding two-component system regulatory protein YycI, producing the protein MDWSRAKSVLIGSFLLLNILLGYQVWLEVREQLDINNHSAELPPDTVAVMKQKRIELNANLPLETPSMRDLTYQLKSLSLEKQEIVKLETPVDRRIVFSQTDLLAALGNQIPDIELYAFDPLGSKAGVFVLYRMVDNRPLFEVKLELYYSNQKITGFKQSRIEVLDSNDVKQQMVLPAAKAVAPFIERNLPDGSVITDIQLGYHGQTFDTDMQVSAPYWRVLVEDADRPYYIHAVSGEVAQDKEQ
- a CDS encoding MBL fold metallo-hydrolase, producing the protein MGLWFTVLASGSTGNGTIINNGDKMVLVDAGLSAKKMEELMKERGVFGHQLDALLVTHEHSDHIKGLGAFARKHELPIYANEATWGAMERHVGKIDADKRIVIETGDTLHFGSLQVQSFPISHDAAEPVGYTFVDQGVKLSLATDLGYMSDKVKQAIIDSDVLVLESNHDTEMLRMGRYPWNTKRRILSDVGHLSNVAAGEALCELLTDRTKRVYLAHLSLDHNLMDLAMLTVNNILEDNGIFFKKEDFPLRHTYHNKPTEWDEVKKK
- a CDS encoding S1C family serine protease produces the protein MGLFDDDFYSTKVSRRTRAFSKERRILSSKQTRRNWSSVRIAFISSSTSAIAAVLLFGLFFNGGVGSSPKVQAVSTAKMSGDSESLEMKTIQASAKVRPAVVSVINEQRQVFSMGTPNEESEGSKDAGKEGAEKNSLQQAGVGSGFIFKKENGKAYIMTNYHVTVDADALKVTLISGEQREAKMVGEDQISDMAVLEIDDKGIDTVAEIGDSSALQPAEFVIAIGNPLGLGDSLSMGIVSKTRQIVPVSLNQDGNYDWEQEVIQVDASINQGNSGGPLINLDGQVVGINSMKIADIGVEGLGFAIPTNNAMPIVSDLLAKGYVPRPYLGVYTMDLAQYFAQQGGSAGGKAGGSKDDGDEEAEGAGQLILPDNVRAGVIVLEAVGPAKDAGLVFNDVIVKLDKQAVGSTMELRRYLYSKKHIGDKVEVTFYRDGKLTTAQLDLTDKVQQ
- the yycH gene encoding two-component system activity regulator YycH; its protein translation is MERAKTMLLIFLVAFSLIQSYFLAYSMPGLGATVRTEQDYINAEPLGEETTVENVVFPDELIIHFGGDKHTVLYPGMTFYNMILKDRIQGREFKGFQRSPIDVMDWEQVRKRDAGVELRFQNGVPVDLLRKLLKVQGDIMFLNETIDRIWIFKTSNTEEVRTFFFSEDGDIVYESVQADLTVRDVQDYVGFGEYQTNYQYADGDLYIPDKPLQAVEIVYPYTVYSADVVQRNLFFDPGTTKALKDRSGAQIYTDGKRGLQVEQSGNWMIYTDPAASKSADNILSDNVYAAVEYVNQHGGWDGTHRFVNPVLDADSKQGRTVLFQQYLEQYPVLEAAGFQYGWIRLILQQGVVTEYNRSLITLGNQAETRESRYLPGGDDLRGALEHYAKLSEVTSLFPALQAVPKEGSKLDFVPVWGVRLADGTQDVLMEAYPTGYIPLEVTTGAEGSAGAAK